AATACCAAACAAAACTCTATAAGAAAGTACTTTTGGTTTATTGGTGATTGGCTAGATCGCCTGCCGTCTCCATTAAAAGAAATCGCTAACGGCGCTTACTTTTGCGTTTTATTCGTCACGGCGCTCGCCGTCATTCTTGCCCTCGGGGTTATCATCGCCGCCAGCCTCGGCTTCACGCTCAAACTGGTTGGCATCGCAACGCCGCTATTTATATCGTCACTCCCCGAAACCCCGTTCTTAAATCTCGTCCTAGTAGGCACGACCTATTCGCTCGTCCTGTGTTCAGTGGTTGGGATTTTTTTCCTGATCGGCTCAGCATTATCGGGAGAAACAAAGTGAAAAAATACGTCTTATCATTTGCAATTTCCATGCTGCCGCATTGGGCGCTCGCGGCATCGGCTGAGGGGTCTTGCCCAGGTCAGACGACGGCAAATATCCCTGAATACAATATCTCGGCTGGCACTGTTTTTACCGCCCTCAAGCCTGGCGGTGGAGATCCAAGCGGTGATCCGACCAGCTATGAATATCGTGATGCGGAAGGACACCGCTTGTTCCTCCCGGCAAACAAGGTGCGCCTTGTTACCTGCCAAGTTCAAAAGCATCCGCGAAGCGGTCCTTTTGATGCCGGTTATTCCTTGGTGTTCACCCCCGAAAAATAGCGAGGCTGCCTATGGTATCAATCATACTTCTAGTTGGATTTACTATTTTCATCGCCGCCACGGAAATCGTGCCGGGATGGAAAATGAGTTTCTTACAGAAGATCGCATTTTCCTGCGACCCGATCGCCGTCCTGGCTTTCCAGTTTCTTGATTCCAAGGTCGGCGGAACACTCATTCCCCTTCTCGGCGCAGCAATTCCTTTGCTTGCTGGAACTGCCGTCCTCGTGTTGAGCGCATGGATTCAGTCAATGCCGGAAAGCGAGAAACAAAAAATTCTTGACGACAAGCACGAATAGCAATTTCGGAAAGGCTCTGAAAATGTCCACAAAAGCGATATTCTACACCATCCTCGCGGTCCTGATGGCGGGAGTTGGTATTACGTTCCTGCGCGACATGATTCCGGTTGGCGCGCCGGAACCGCAAGCCTCTGTTCTTTACTTTACAGCACCCATTTGTGCCATTGGCGCGATAGCGGTTGCAGCTATGGCAGCATTAAACTTCACGAATAGAAACAAGCGCCCTGAGTAGGGCGTCATCACTGATGAAATGTTGCCTTTGTCAAAAGGCATTGTCCAATCGGGCCGATTTTGTCTGTGTTCGTTATGACCAGCCAGCCCATTGGTCATGTGCTGAATCCCGCAACCTTGTATTCACACCTGGATTAAAGCCCGTCTCACGAGAGTTTTGGAAGACGTGGCCGCAAGGCGAGCATGACCTTTTTTCCGCGCCCAACCGACAAGAGACCACTATGAAGATCGGATATGCGCGCGTAAGCCGCGCAGACAAGCAAGATCTGTCTATGCAGATCCAGGCATTAGAGAAGGAAGGGTGCGATACGATCTACCAGGACACGGCCAGCGCCAAGAATACAGCCCGCCCTCAGTTGCAGGAAATGCTACGATATGCGCGGCAAGGCGATGAAATCGTGGTCTGGCGTCTCGATCGGCTCTCACGGAGCCTGACGGATCTTATCAGCCTTACGGATGACCTGGGGGCCAGGGGCATCGGCCTGCGCTCACTCACGGAACCCGTCTATCAGACAAGCGGCCCAATGGGGCGCGTCGTGCTGCAAATCATGGCCGTGCTGGCAGAGTTTGAGCGCGCAACGATCATAGAACGAACAAAGGCCGGTCTTCGCGCTGCGAAAGAACGCGGCGTGCATGTCGGTCGGCCAAAGCTGCTTTCTGAGGACCAGGCCGCGCATGTCGTACAGGAGATTGAAGCGGGGCGTTTGACACTCAGTGAGGCGGCTAACCTGTTCGGGGTAAGTCGGTCCACGATCAGCCGAATACGGCGCGATATGAAAGCCACTGCACCTCAGATCCCCGTTAGCTGAGCGTTCCAGTCGTTCGCGTCCGGCCTGATTCTGATGGCCGGTGCGTTCACCAGATCCGCAATCATCCCGGCATACCTATCGCCTGCGTCGTTCGCGTCTGTCGCGGTTCCGACTTCCTGCACCCCTTGGGATACGCGGCGGATCTCCAACGCTGTAAGCGGCCCGAGGCCCCCACCAGTTGAGACGTAGAGGGTATCCCGCCGCACCCCCTCAATGGTCGCGATGCTCATGGCGTCAATGGCTGCTTCCGTCACCACAAGACGCTCGTACTGGTTGGCCTTTTCCCAGGCAAAGCGAAAAAGGGCCTTATCGCCGCCCTTCGAGAAGGCCGACCCCATAGAGGGGCCA
The DNA window shown above is from Gluconacetobacter diazotrophicus PA1 5 and carries:
- a CDS encoding recombinase family protein codes for the protein MKIGYARVSRADKQDLSMQIQALEKEGCDTIYQDTASAKNTARPQLQEMLRYARQGDEIVVWRLDRLSRSLTDLISLTDDLGARGIGLRSLTEPVYQTSGPMGRVVLQIMAVLAEFERATIIERTKAGLRAAKERGVHVGRPKLLSEDQAAHVVQEIEAGRLTLSEAANLFGVSRSTISRIRRDMKATAPQIPVS